One Littorina saxatilis isolate snail1 linkage group LG12, US_GU_Lsax_2.0, whole genome shotgun sequence genomic region harbors:
- the LOC138981060 gene encoding PE-PGRS family protein PE_PGRS26-like isoform X1, whose amino-acid sequence MYHSTMTALTLAVLLMTFTSSHGRSTPAPNIYANLLSIVNSGGLNSGAGASDPVFQSLFSGSGQAGSTSFGGPSFGAIMGDISQIVGMPGATTTQAPLAPGNMFSSMFGSGGGAPPASGIGPLSPSSGGSGFIQYADSGTAFPPSLASSGSLGGLGGAGGSAGGPATPSIIQYADPGNPFGPNPLPATGGMTTTPGPSPDPGTTSPPAQASVTASTSGLPAPGGAGPTTTSTPSSASLGGSGTSGSWPTMTGLGAPGSALLGGSGPLAALSGRSSPTSNDFSGLNPFLIGRNNVGSGPSKGGLGRGGLGTPWTGNGGRQPGGLNANGGKPVGNVASRQQQTNARQRQMRDFLMMMILMEMLGGGEMFAA is encoded by the exons ATGTATCATTCAACAATGACAGCCTTGACCTTGGCCGTTTTGCTCATGACCTTCACCT CAAGCCACGGCAGGTCCACACCAGCGCCCAACATCTACGCGAACCTGCTCAGCATAGTCAACAGCGGGGGCCTCAACAGCGGGGCTGGCGCCTCCGACCCCGTGTTTCAGAGTCTCTTCTCCGGCTCTGGGCAGGCCGGGTCCACGTCCTTCGGAGGCCCGAGCTTCGGCGCCATCATGGGCGATATCAGCCAGATCGTCGGCATGCCCGGGGCGACCACCACGCAGGCCCCTCTGGCGCCTGGAAATATGTTCTCATCCATGTTCGGTAGCGGTGGAGGAGCTCCTCCTGCCAGCGGTATTGGGCCCTTATCCCCGTCCTCCGGTGGATCAGGCTTCATTCAGTACGCCGACTCTGGCACTGCTTTCCCGCCATCTCTCGCCAGCAGTGGAAGCCTCGGTGGCTTAGGAGGTGCAGGTGGAAGTGCAGGTGGGCCTGCGACTCCTTCCATCATCCAGTACGCCGACCCCGGCAACCCATTCGGGCCAAACCCCCTGCCCGCTACAGGCGGAATGACCACCACTCCTGGACCTTCCCCTGACCCCGGCACCACCTCCCCCCCTGCTCAAGCTTCTGTTACGGCAAGTACTAGCGGCTTGCCTGCCCCGGGAGGCGCTGGACCAACAACTACCAGCACGCCTAGTTCAGCAAGCTTGGGAGGCTCGGGTACGTCGGGCAGCTGGCCCACTATGACCGGCCTGGGGGCTCCAGGCAGCGCTCTCCTGGGAGGAAGCGGTCCTCTGGCAGCTCTGTCTGGACGTTCATCTCCTACCTCTAACGACTTCTCCGGTTTGAACCCTTTCCTCATCGGGCGTAACAACGTGGGGAGCGGTCCCAGCAAAGGAGGTCTTGGACGCGGAGGATTGGGGACACCGTGGACTGGAAATGGAGGCCGGCAGCCAGGGGGTCTTAACGCCAACGGAGGTAAACCAGTAGGCAATGTAGCTTCACGTCAACAGCAGACAAACGCCCGTCAGAGGCAGATGCGTGATttcctgatgatgatgatccttATGGAAATGCTAGGGG GAGGTGAAATGTTTGCAGCCTAA
- the LOC138981921 gene encoding DNA topoisomerase 1-like, with the protein MEHKASCMEHKASSMEHKPSSTEHKPSSTEHRPSSTEHKASSTEHKPSSTEHKASSMEHKASSTEHKASSTEHKASSTEHKASSTEHKASSMEHKPSSTEHKASSTEHKPSSTELQRKDWVAEW; encoded by the coding sequence ATGGAACACAAAGCAAGCTGCATGGAACACAAAGCAAGCTCCATGGAACACAAACCAAGCTCCACGGAACACAAACCAAGCTCCACGGAACACAGACCAAGCTCCACGGAACACAAAGCAAGCTCCACGGAACACAAACCAAGCTCCACGGAACACAAAGCAAGCTCCATGGAACACAAAGCAAGCTCCACGGAACACAAAGCAAGCTCCACGGAACACAAAGCAAGCTCCACGGAACACAAAGCAAGCTCCACGGAACACAAAGCAAGCTCCATGGAACACAAACCAAGCTCCACGGAACACAAAGCAAGCTCCACGGAACACAAACCAAGCTCCACGGAACTTCAAAggaaggactgggtggccgagtggtaa
- the LOC138981060 gene encoding PE-PGRS family protein PE_PGRS26-like isoform X2, with translation MYHSTMTALTLAVLLMTFTSSHGRSTPAPNIYANLLSIVNSGGLNSGAGASDPVFQSLFSGSGQAGSTSFGGPSFGAIMGDISQIVGMPGATTTQAPLAPGNMFSSMFGSGGGAPPASGIGPLSPSSGGSGFIQYADSGTAFPPSLASSGSLGGLGGAGGSAGGPATPSIIQYADPGNPFGPNPLPATGGMTTTPGPSPDPGTTSPPAQASVTASTSGLPAPGGAGPTTTSTPSSASLGGSGTSGSWPTMTGLGAPGSALLGGSGPLAALSGRSSPTSNDFSGLNPFLIGRNNVGSGPSKGGLGRGGLGTPWTGNGGRQPGGLNANGGGEMFAA, from the exons ATGTATCATTCAACAATGACAGCCTTGACCTTGGCCGTTTTGCTCATGACCTTCACCT CAAGCCACGGCAGGTCCACACCAGCGCCCAACATCTACGCGAACCTGCTCAGCATAGTCAACAGCGGGGGCCTCAACAGCGGGGCTGGCGCCTCCGACCCCGTGTTTCAGAGTCTCTTCTCCGGCTCTGGGCAGGCCGGGTCCACGTCCTTCGGAGGCCCGAGCTTCGGCGCCATCATGGGCGATATCAGCCAGATCGTCGGCATGCCCGGGGCGACCACCACGCAGGCCCCTCTGGCGCCTGGAAATATGTTCTCATCCATGTTCGGTAGCGGTGGAGGAGCTCCTCCTGCCAGCGGTATTGGGCCCTTATCCCCGTCCTCCGGTGGATCAGGCTTCATTCAGTACGCCGACTCTGGCACTGCTTTCCCGCCATCTCTCGCCAGCAGTGGAAGCCTCGGTGGCTTAGGAGGTGCAGGTGGAAGTGCAGGTGGGCCTGCGACTCCTTCCATCATCCAGTACGCCGACCCCGGCAACCCATTCGGGCCAAACCCCCTGCCCGCTACAGGCGGAATGACCACCACTCCTGGACCTTCCCCTGACCCCGGCACCACCTCCCCCCCTGCTCAAGCTTCTGTTACGGCAAGTACTAGCGGCTTGCCTGCCCCGGGAGGCGCTGGACCAACAACTACCAGCACGCCTAGTTCAGCAAGCTTGGGAGGCTCGGGTACGTCGGGCAGCTGGCCCACTATGACCGGCCTGGGGGCTCCAGGCAGCGCTCTCCTGGGAGGAAGCGGTCCTCTGGCAGCTCTGTCTGGACGTTCATCTCCTACCTCTAACGACTTCTCCGGTTTGAACCCTTTCCTCATCGGGCGTAACAACGTGGGGAGCGGTCCCAGCAAAGGAGGTCTTGGACGCGGAGGATTGGGGACACCGTGGACTGGAAATGGAGGCCGGCAGCCAGGGGGTCTTAACGCCAACGGAG GAGGTGAAATGTTTGCAGCCTAA